Below is a window of Nitrospirota bacterium DNA.
CTCCTTATAGATGATGCAGCAAGCTCAAACCCCATCCTGCCAGATGACCTGTTTGTAATTATGCGAATGGGATCAATGTCTTCCATCGTAGGCCCGGCAGTCACAAGTACCTTCTCACCTTTCAAGGCATCTGACCTATCGAACACCTTCTCTACCGCCTTCACTATTATCTCCACAGATGCAAGCCTTCCTTTCCCCTCGTAACCGCATGCGAGGGCTCCTTCTTCTGGTTCGATAAAGTATACTCCCTGCTCCTCCAGTATCCGTTTATTCCTCTGGAATATTGGATTTTCATACATCATCTCGTTCATGGAAGGTGCAATAATAACAGGCTTTCTTGTAGCAATCAAGAGCGTAGAAAGGATATCATCGGCAATCCCTGTAGCCATCTTACCGATTATATTAGCTGTAGCTGGTGCAATAAGTATGAGGTCTGTATCATTCTGCAGGGTTATATGGCTGAGTGGTCTTTCCCAAAGGTCCTTTTCTCTATAAACATGGTTTAAAGATAATGTCTCGAATGTCAGTGGTGAAATAAACCTCTCTGCATTCTCTGTCATTACAACAGTTACATCAGCGCCACCAGATCTTAAAGCCCTTATGAGTTCAGCTGACTTATAAGCAGCTATGCTACCTGTAACCCCCAGGACAACCTTCTTTCCCTGGAGCATCAGTGCTCCTCTTCTAAGATGCCTCGTACATCTTTCTGTGAGAGTTCTGCCTTTTCCTGTAGATAAACCTTAAGATCTTTTTCTAACTCTGTTAACTCTTCCTCTGGCGTATATCTCTCTTCACGCTTATATATTCTTGCTCTTTCTTTCTCCTTCTTTGCATCTTCACCTGTAACATACTCCAGAACCCCAGAGATAGCCTCCTGAATTGCGATGGTTGTGTTCTTTGTGTATTTAGTCTCTACAAAGGGTTTTTCACCATGCGCAATATGCCTTGCCCTCTGGGCAGTAAGGTGAACAAGCCTGTAACGGCTGTCAAAATTATCTGTGTCTATAGGTAATGATTGAATATCCATCTACAACACACCTCCTTTGAATTTTTCCATACCCAGTCGTTTTGCACGACACCTCTCTGCTATAATTATACACTTTAATGCCATAAGTGCCTCAT
It encodes the following:
- the coaBC gene encoding bifunctional phosphopantothenoylcysteine decarboxylase/phosphopantothenate--cysteine ligase CoaBC — protein: MLQGKKVVLGVTGSIAAYKSAELIRALRSGGADVTVVMTENAERFISPLTFETLSLNHVYREKDLWERPLSHITLQNDTDLILIAPATANIIGKMATGIADDILSTLLIATRKPVIIAPSMNEMMYENPIFQRNKRILEEQGVYFIEPEEGALACGYEGKGRLASVEIIVKAVEKVFDRSDALKGEKVLVTAGPTMEDIDPIRIITNRSSGRMGFELAASSIRRGADVILISGDTNLIPPYGAEHIKVRTTAEMRDAVLRYFKDASIVIMAAAVSDYRPEEPMKKKMKKEEDIISLRLVRNPDILMELGMMKGKRLLVGFAVETESPIENGMKKLKDKNLDLIVVNDANAAGSDMNSVIMIDKGGSLQETPLMPKREIAEAILEKIVEIKHT
- the rpoZ gene encoding DNA-directed RNA polymerase subunit omega, with the protein product MDIQSLPIDTDNFDSRYRLVHLTAQRARHIAHGEKPFVETKYTKNTTIAIQEAISGVLEYVTGEDAKKEKERARIYKREERYTPEEELTELEKDLKVYLQEKAELSQKDVRGILEEEH